The following are encoded together in the Vigna unguiculata cultivar IT97K-499-35 chromosome 2, ASM411807v1, whole genome shotgun sequence genome:
- the LOC114172980 gene encoding isoflavone reductase-like, which yields MAGKDRILVLGPTGAIGRHIVWASVKAGNPTYVLVRDTPPTVNKPRLVTAANPETREELLQNFQNSGVFLIQGDMNDHQSLVNAIKQVDVVICSFGRLLIEDQVKIIAAIKEAGNVKRFFPSEFGLDVDRHDAVEPVREVFEEKAKIRRVIEAEGVPYTYLCCHAFTGYFLRNLAQIDITVPPRDKIYIQGDGNVKGAYVTEADVGTFTIEAANDPNALNKAVHLRLPANYLTLNQIVSMWEKKIGKTLEKIYVPEEEVLKQIKESSFPNNYLLALYHSQQIRGDAVYEIDPARDVEASEAYPYVKYSTVDEYLNQFV from the exons ATGGCCGGAAAAGACAGAATCCTCGTTTTGGGACCGACAGGAGCCATTGGAAGACACATTGTGTGGGCAAGTGTGAAGGCAGGTAATCCTACCTATGTGTTGGTTAGGGACACTCCACCCACTGTTAACAAGCCAAGGCTCGTCACCGCTGCAAATCCTGAAACCAGGGAGGAACTCCTTCAGAACTTCCAAAATTCTGGAGTTTTTCTCATCCAA GGAGACATGAACGATCATCAAAGTCTCGTCAACGCCATCAAACAGGTTGATGTCGTCATCTGCTCCTTTGGGAGACTTCTCATAGAAGATCAGGTGAAGATCATTGCAGCAATCAAAGAAGCTGGAAACGTCAAG AGATTCTTCCCATCTGAATTTGGACTGGATGTGGATCGTCACGATGCAGTTGAACCAGTGAGAGAAGTGTTTGAGGAAAAAGCAAAAATCCGGAGAGTAATTGAAGCTGAGGGAGTCCCTTACACTTACCTCTGTTGTCATGCTTTTACCGGTTATTTCTTACGTAACCTGGCACAGATTGATATCACTGTTCCTCCTCGGGACAAGATATACATTCAAGGAGATGGAAATGTGAAAG GAGCATATGTGACTGAGGCTGATGTGGGGACTTTCACCATCGAAGCAGCGAATGACCCAAATGCATTGAACAAAGCCGTGCACCTAAGACTCCCTGCCAACTATTTGACCTTAAACCAGATTGTATCCATGTGGGAGAAGAAAATTGGAAAGACTCTGGAGAAAATTTATGTTCCAGAGGAAGAAGTTCTTAAGCAGATTAAGG AGTCGAGTTTCCCCAACAATTATCTATTGGCGTTGTATCACTCACAACAGATAAGGGGAGATGCAGTTTATGAGATTGATCCTGCCAGAGATGTTGAAGCTTCTGAGGCTTATCCTTACGTTAAATACTCAACCGTGGATGAATATTTGAACCAGTTTGTCTGA
- the LOC114173087 gene encoding isoflavone reductase-like — protein sequence MAGKDRILVLGPTGAIGRHIVWASVKAGNPTYVLVRDTPSTVNKPRLVTAANPETRDELLQNFQNAGVFLIQGDMNDHQSLVNAIKQVDVVICSFGRLLIEDQVKIIAAIKEAGNIKRFFPSEFGLDVDRHDAVEPVREVFEEKAKIRRVIEAEGVPYTYLCCHAFTGYFLRNLAQIDITVPPRDKIYIQGDGNVKGAYVTEADVGTYTVEAVNDPNTLNKAVHIRLPANYLTLNEIVSLWEKKIGKSLEKIYVPEEKVLKDIQELSFPNNYLLALYHSQQIRGDAVYEIDPTRDVEASEAYPHVKYTTVDEYLNQFV from the exons ATGGCCGGAAAAGACAGAATCCTTGTTTTGGGACCGACAGGAGCCATTGGAAGACACATTGTGTGGGCAAGTGTGAAGGCAGGTAATCCTACCTATGTGTTGGTTAGAGACACTCCATCCACTGTTAACAAGCCAAGGCTCGTCACAGCTGCAAATCCAGAAACCAGGGATGAACTCCTTCAGAACTTCCAAAATGCTGGTGTTTTTCTGATCCAA GGAGACATGAACGATCATCAAAGTCTCGTCAACGCCATCAAACAGGTTGACGTCGTCATCTGCTCCTTTGGGAGACTTCTCATAGAAGATCAGGTGAAGATCATTGCAGCAATCAAAGAAGCTGGAAACATCAAG AGATTCTTCCCATCTGAATTTGGACTGGATGTGGATCGTCACGATGCAGTTGAACCAGTGAGAGAAGTGTTTGAGGAAAAAGCAAAAATCCGGAGAGTAATTGAAGCTGAGGGAGTCCCTTACACTTACCTCTGTTGTCATGCTTTTACCGGTTATTTCTTACGTAACCTAGCACAGATTGATATCACTGTTCCTCCTCGCGACAAGATATACATTCAAGGAGATGGAAACGTCAAAG GTGCATATGTGACCGAGGCTGATGTAGGGACTTACACCGTGGAAGCAGTGAATGACCCTAACACCTTGAACAAAGCCGTCCATATAAGACTTCCTGCCAATTATTTGACCTTGAATGAGATTGTGTCTTTGTGGGAGAAAAAGATTGGCAAGAGTCTTGAGAAAATCTATGTTCCGGAGGAAAAGGTTCTGAAGGATATTCAAG AGTTGTCTTTCCCAAATAATTACCTGTTGGCATTGTATCATTCACAGCAGATAAGGGGAGATGCAGTGTATGAGATTGACCCCACCAGAGACGTTGAGGCTTCTGAGGCATATCCTCACGTTAAATACACCACCGTCGATGAATATTTGAACCAGTTTGTCTGA
- the LOC114173123 gene encoding isoflavone reductase homolog TP7-like: MAGKSKILVIGGTGYIGKFIVKASTEAGHPTFVLVREKTVSDPQKSILIETFKTSGATLLYGDLNDHESLVKALKEVDVVISTVGGEQIDDQVKLIAAIKEAGNIKRFLPSEFGLDVESHNAVEPAASFFNKKVKIRRTIEAEEIPYTYVCSYGFFGYYLSTLGQQNVTAPPRDKVVILGNGNVKGVYVSEEDVGTYTIKAVDDQRTLNKSLYLRPPENVLTFNQLVSLWENKIKSTLEKVYIPEDQLLKNIQESPFPANFMLAICHAMLVKDVTSNYELDPSFGVEASEIYPEVKYTTADNYLNAFV; this comes from the exons ATGGCAGGGAAGAGCAAAATCCTGGTTATTGGAGGAACAGGATACATAGGAAAATTCATAGTTAAGGCTAGCACAGAAGCAGGACATCCCACGTTTGTGTTGGTGAGAGAGAAGACTGTTTCAGATCCTCAAAAGTCTATACTTATTGAGACCTTCAAGACCTCTGGAGCCACTCTGCTATAT GGTGATCTAAATGATCACGAAAGCCTTGTGAAGGCATTGAAGGAGGTTGATGTTGTAATATCTACAGTGGGTGGAGAGCAGATAGATGATCAAGTGAAGCTGATTGCAGCAATTAAAGAAGCTGGAAACATCAAG AGGTTCCTCCCATCGGAATTCGGGCTTGATGTGGAGAGTCACAACGCAGTTGAACCAGCAGCGAGCTTTTTCAATAAAAAGGTGAAAATCAGAAGAACAATTGAAGCTGAAGAAATCCCCTACACATACGTTTGTTCATATGGTTTTTTTGGATACTACTTGTCTACACTGGGACAACAAAATGTCACAGCCCCTCCCCGGGATAAGGTTGTCATTCTAGGAAATGGAAACGTGAAAG GTGTTTATGTGTCGGAGGAAGACGTTGGGACTTACACCATTAAAGCAGTGGACGACCAGAGAACCTTGAACAAAAGTCTATACCTCAGACCCCCTGAAAATGTTTTGACCTTCAACCAGCTGGTGTCGTTGTGGGAGAACAAGATTAAGAGTACCCTTGAGAAAGTCTACATCCCAGAAGACCAACTTCTTAAGAACATCCAGG AGTCTCCTTTCCCTGCCAATTTCATGTTAGCAATATGCCATGCAATGCTGGTTAAGGATGTTACTTCGAACTATGAGCTTGACCCTTCTTTCGGCGTGGAGGCTTCTGAAATTTATCCAGAGGTCAAATACACTACCGCCGACAACTATTTGAATGCGTTCGTCTGA
- the LOC114173121 gene encoding isoflavone reductase-like protein, producing MAAKSKILVIGGTGYIGKFIIKASTEAGHPTFVLVREKTVSDPQKSILIETFKTSGATLLYGDLNDHESLVKALKEVDVVISTVGGQQIDDQVKLIAAIKEVGNIKRFLPSEFGLDVDRHNAVEPLISFFDKKVKIRRTIEAEEIPYTYVSSNAFAGYFLPTLGQQDVTAPPRDKVTILGDGNVAGVYVSEEDVGTYTIKAVDDQRTLNKSLYLRPPENVLTFNQLVSLWENKIKSTLEKVYIPEDQILKYIQESPFPTNFNLALGHSLLVKGDCTNFEIDPSFGVEGSQLYPEVKYTTVDDYLNAFV from the exons atgGCAGCGAAGAGCAAAATCCTGGTTATTGGAGGAACAGGATACATAGGAAAATTCATAATTAAGGCTAGCACAGAAGCAGGACATCCCACGTTTGTGTTGGTGAGAGAGAAGACTGTTTCAGATCCTCAAAAGTCTATACTTATTGAGACCTTCAAGACCTCTGGAGCCACTCTGCTTTAT GGTGATCTAAATGATCACGAAAGCCTTGTGAAGGCATTGAAGGAAGTTGATGTTGTAATATCTACAGTAGGTGGACAACAGATAGATGATCAAGTGAAGCTGATTGCAGCAATTAAAGAAGTTGGAAACATTAAG AGGTTCCTCCCATCGGAATTCGGGCTTGATGTGGACCGTCACAATGCAGTTGAGCCACTGATTAGcttttttgataaaaaagtgaaaatcaGAAGAACAATTGAAGCTGAAGAAATCCCCTACACCTATGTCAGCTCAAATGCCTTTGCTGGTTACTTCTTGCCTACACTGGGACAACAAGATGTCACAGCCCCTCCTCGGGACAAGGTTACCATTCTGGGAGATGGAAACGTCGCAG GTGTTTATGTGTCGGAGGAAGACGTTGGGACTTACACCATAAAAGCAGTGGACGACCAGAGAACCTTGAACAAAAGTCTATACCTCAGACCCCCTGAAAATGTTTTGACCTTCAACCAGCTGGTGTCGTTGTGGGAGAACAAGATTAAGAGTACCCTCGAGAAAGTCTACATCCCAGAAGATCAAATTCTTAAGTACATCCAGG AGTCTCCTTTCCCTACTAATTTCAACTTAGCATTGGGCCATTCACTGCTGGTAAAGGGAGATTGTACAAACTTTGAGATCGACCCTTCTTTCGGGGTGGAAGGTTCTCAACTTTATCCCGAGGTCAAATACACTACGGTGGACGATTATTTGAACGCGTTTGTCTGA